A region of Arabidopsis thaliana chromosome 5, partial sequence DNA encodes the following proteins:
- a CDS encoding chromosome-associated kinesin-like protein (chromosome-associated kinesin-related; BEST Arabidopsis thaliana protein match is: P-loop containing nucleoside triphosphate hydrolases superfamily protein (TAIR:AT5G60930.1); Has 35333 Blast hits to 34131 proteins in 2444 species: Archae - 798; Bacteria - 22429; Metazoa - 974; Fungi - 991; Plants - 531; Viruses - 0; Other Eukaryotes - 9610 (source: NCBI BLink).), producing MTKKPNLRSKDSSLGDDAEKLYEKKILDLESVNEALKSDVEELRSKLADVSISSSVGTLQSSRKFSQKSIANKEEGMSSRSKSMCSTKKYKTESSVKQFDGEVQKLKAQKVKLHCKIKLDSMQFRLLKASLEKEVLQLKKELRKSEFEKHVLSALNNRQKLILQLKNTQALTALKRLKMLLQSKKISSNKKKGPSKGTSSEIQESSNESGLLMKLNKIHSDYERQMKEMAEEIKRFSLEAGLLKAEFEGEQSSCSASCDNQINHTPMDSELKELKEEFNKLSTLVSQMEMTKSQFSETDKVQSEPVERSITSKNIDDESNSEPFQPETSEETLCKKEQSKAEVCCSCTKKSLCKTKSCKCKANGSGCGDSCGCLASKCSNRDESAKPDKPMEPIDVKKPAGISHDDKGANKQPLRDIGNIQEAVKVGKLRKVQKRVAKK from the exons ATGACGAAGAAGCCAAATCTCCGATCAAAGGATTCATCTCTCGGAGACGATGCTGAGAAACTCTACGAGAAGAAGATTCTGGATCTGGAGTCCGTGAACGAAGCTCTCAAG AGTGATGTGGAAGAGCTAAGGTCAAAATTGGCTGATGTTTCGATAAGCTCATCGGTTGGTACGTTACAGTCAAGCAGAAAGTTTTCTCAAAAGTCTATTGCTAACAAAGAGGAG GGTATGAGTTCAAGGAGTAAGTCTATGTGCTCCACAAAGAAGTATAAAACTGAGAGTTCTGTTAAGCAATTTGATGGTGAAGTTCAGAAATTGAAGGCGCAAAAG GTTAAGTTGCATTGCAAGATCAAGCTAGACTCTATGCAGTTCAGACTATTGAAAGCTTCACTAGAAAAGGAAGTTCTTCAG CTCAAAAAAGAGCTAAGGAAAAGTGAGTTTGAGAAACATGTCCTGTCAGCTCTGAACAATCGCCAGAAGCTG ATTTTGCAGCTGAAGAATACACAAGCTTTGACAGCCCTGAAGCGTCTAAAAATGCTGCTTCAATCTAAAAAGATTTCttccaacaaaaagaaag GCCCATCAAAAGGAACAAGCTCCGAGATTCAG GAGTCTAGCAATGAATCAGGCCTACTAATGAAACTGAATAAAATTCATTCTGATTACGAACGCCAAATGAAAGA AATGGCTGAAGAGATCAAAAGGTTCAGCTTAGAGGCAGGTTTGTTGAAGGCAGAATTTGAGGGAGAGCAAAGCTCATG TTCTGCGTCTTGTGACAACCAAATCAACCACACTCCAATGGACTCAGAACTAAAGGAACTCAAAGAGGAATTTAACAAACTGAGTACTCTTGTCAGCCAGATGGAAATGACCAAATCACAATTCAGTGAAACTGATAAAGTTCAG AGCGAACCAGTGGAACGCTCTATCACCAGCAAGAATATCGACGATGAATCAAACTCGGAGCCATTTCAACCGGAAACTTCTGAGGAAACACTTTGCAAAAAGGAACAGAGCAAAGCAGAAGTGTGTTGCTCTTGCACTAAAAAATCTTTGTGCAAGACCAAAAGTTGCAAATGCAAGGCAAATGGAAGTGGATGTGGGGACTCTTGTGGCTGCTTAGCTTCCAAATGTAGCAACAGAGACGAAAGTGCGAAACCCGACAAACCAATGGAACCAATAGATGTTAAGAAGCCTGCTGGAATTAGCCATGACGACAAAGGCGCAAATAAACAACCATTACGTGACATAGGGAATATACAA GAAGCTGTAAAAGTTGGTAAGTTGAGGAAAGTGCAGAAACGGGTTGCTaagaaataa